The following are encoded in a window of Phaseolus vulgaris cultivar G19833 chromosome 3, P. vulgaris v2.0, whole genome shotgun sequence genomic DNA:
- the LOC137806916 gene encoding monothiol glutaredoxin-S10, protein MDRVAKLASQKAVVIFSKSSCGMCHAIKRLFYELGVAPAIYEVDEVSRGKEIEWCLMKLGCNPSVPAVFIGGKFVGAANTVMTLHLNGSLKKMLRDAGALWL, encoded by the coding sequence atGGATCGTGTAGCAAAATTGGCATCACAGAAGGCGGTGGTGATCTTCAGCAAGAGTTCATGTGGGATGTGCCACGCAATAAAGCGACTTTTCTACGAGCTTGGGGTGGCTCCTGCAATATACGAGGTGGACGAGGTTTCAAGAGGGAAGGAAATAGAGTGGTGTCTGATGAAACTAGGGTGCAACCCTTCTGTGCCTGCAGTGTTCATTGGAGGCAAGTTTGTGGGTGCTGCTAACACAGTGATGACCCTTCACCTCAATGGCTCACTAAAGAAAATGCTGAGAGATGCTGGAGCACTGTGGCTTTAG